From Methanosarcina lacustris Z-7289, one genomic window encodes:
- a CDS encoding MM0924 family protein translates to MQSFIVEHHLGEVIDVYCGGPDVFDGKVEACADNVLTLVKGGKYTHIAIDKIIAIWRT, encoded by the coding sequence ATGCAATCTTTTATAGTGGAACACCATCTAGGCGAAGTTATAGACGTTTACTGCGGAGGCCCTGATGTTTTTGACGGAAAGGTGGAAGCCTGTGCAGACAATGTACTCACTCTTGTAAAAGGCGGAAAATATACGCACATAGCAATTGATAAAATCATAGCTATCTGGCGCACGTAA
- a CDS encoding MM0924 family protein — protein sequence MMQSFIVEHYLNSTVDVYCGGPDIFRGTIKACADNVLTLDNEGKLTHIAIDKIIAMWAQ from the coding sequence ATGATGCAATCTTTTATAGTAGAGCATTACCTCAACAGTACCGTAGATGTTTACTGTGGCGGACCAGATATATTCAGGGGAACCATAAAAGCCTGTGCAGATAATGTCCTCACTCTCGATAATGAAGGAAAACTTACGCACATAGCCATTGATAAGATTATAGCTATGTGGGCTCAGTAA
- a CDS encoding helix-turn-helix transcriptional regulator, protein MKNNIKVYRAIHDLTQESLAEKVGVTRQTINVIEKGKYDPSIDLAFKLSRLFKVNIEDVFLYEGGENRELP, encoded by the coding sequence ATGAAGAACAATATTAAAGTTTACAGGGCGATTCATGACCTTACCCAGGAAAGTCTTGCCGAGAAAGTGGGGGTAACAAGACAGACAATAAACGTTATTGAGAAAGGAAAATATGACCCATCTATTGATCTTGCGTTCAAACTGTCCAGACTTTTTAAAGTAAATATTGAAGATGTGTTTCTCTATGAGGGCGGCGAAAATAGAGAGCTGCCCTGA
- a CDS encoding cation:proton antiporter: MVSSLLGDLLIIFGISIPVVFIFSRLKIAPLVGFLLAGILAGPFGFGLIQEGEKIELLAEIGVVLLLFTIGIEFSLRDLLKLKRIVLIGGGLQLSITTLLIAFIFLWLGYSQESSIFMGLLVSLSSTAIVLKLLQERGEMYSAHGRIALGILIFQDVAAVVIILLTPLLAGVPGTETAFFQLILQGLGLVLFTLVSARYIVPYLMYQIARTRNSELFLLSVVVIGLSVAWLTSMTGLSLALGAFLAGLIISESEYATQALGNVIPFRDMFVSIFFVSIGLLLDLDILREHLFLILAATFAVMFLKAVVNALSTFLIGFPLHTMVLVGLSLSQVGEFSLILANVGFANGLVSSETYQEFLNVAVISMVLTPFIMGMGHQAAAFAQELSLPQVLKSGWYKGLVDYSLEKGLENHLVIIGYGVNGRNVAIAARAASIPYSIIDINPDTVRKEKSKGEHIMYGDAAQKAVLEHAGIRDAKSVVVTAGDPVSAKRIIEAARRLNPEVHIIARTHFLSELERFYALGADEVISDEFESSIELFSRVLNRYMVPDNEIETVGEQLRADHYRILRSPEMRRKSICELSLDFSEVDIRSIRVGKYSKAAGQTLGSLQIRKKYGVSVLAISRIHRLMYDLGAETGLNPDDILLVISPPERLEEFKELFEDQV, from the coding sequence ATGGTATCGTCACTTCTGGGAGACTTACTGATTATCTTTGGGATTTCCATTCCGGTGGTCTTTATTTTCTCCAGGTTAAAAATCGCCCCACTTGTGGGTTTTTTGCTCGCAGGAATCCTTGCAGGACCTTTTGGATTCGGTTTGATTCAGGAAGGAGAAAAAATCGAACTCCTTGCTGAAATAGGAGTAGTACTCCTGCTTTTTACAATCGGAATAGAGTTTTCCCTGCGTGACCTCCTCAAGCTCAAACGCATTGTGCTTATAGGAGGAGGGCTGCAGCTTTCCATTACCACTCTTTTAATTGCTTTTATTTTCCTCTGGCTGGGCTATTCCCAGGAATCCTCAATCTTTATGGGGCTTCTGGTGTCACTCAGCAGCACTGCCATTGTCCTCAAACTACTGCAGGAAAGAGGAGAAATGTACAGTGCTCACGGGAGAATAGCACTTGGAATCCTTATTTTCCAGGACGTGGCTGCTGTGGTAATTATCCTCCTGACCCCACTTCTGGCAGGAGTCCCGGGAACAGAAACGGCTTTTTTCCAACTTATTCTTCAGGGACTGGGGCTTGTCCTTTTTACCCTGGTCAGTGCCAGGTATATAGTCCCTTATCTTATGTACCAGATCGCTAGGACCCGAAACAGTGAACTTTTCCTCCTTAGTGTGGTAGTAATTGGGCTTTCCGTTGCCTGGCTAACTTCCATGACTGGCCTGTCCCTGGCCCTGGGGGCATTTCTTGCTGGCCTGATCATTTCGGAGTCCGAATATGCAACCCAGGCTCTTGGGAATGTAATCCCTTTCAGAGACATGTTTGTGAGCATTTTTTTTGTCTCCATAGGGTTGCTACTTGACCTTGACATATTAAGAGAACATCTCTTTCTAATCCTTGCTGCCACCTTTGCAGTGATGTTCCTGAAGGCTGTGGTAAATGCCCTGAGCACTTTCCTCATAGGTTTTCCTCTGCATACAATGGTCCTGGTCGGCCTTTCTCTTTCCCAGGTGGGAGAATTTTCCCTGATTCTTGCGAATGTAGGTTTTGCAAACGGGCTGGTCTCTTCAGAAACCTATCAGGAATTTCTGAACGTGGCAGTGATTTCAATGGTGCTTACCCCTTTCATCATGGGCATGGGGCATCAAGCTGCGGCTTTTGCCCAGGAGCTTTCCCTTCCTCAGGTGCTGAAATCCGGCTGGTATAAGGGACTTGTAGATTACAGCCTGGAAAAAGGGCTTGAAAACCACCTGGTGATTATAGGTTACGGAGTCAACGGGAGAAATGTTGCGATCGCTGCCCGGGCAGCTTCGATTCCCTACAGCATAATCGATATCAACCCGGATACCGTAAGGAAGGAAAAGTCAAAAGGAGAGCACATTATGTACGGAGATGCAGCCCAGAAAGCCGTACTGGAACATGCGGGTATCAGGGATGCAAAATCAGTTGTTGTGACAGCAGGCGACCCTGTAAGTGCGAAGAGGATCATTGAAGCGGCAAGGAGGCTGAACCCGGAGGTCCATATTATTGCAAGAACCCACTTTCTGAGCGAACTTGAACGGTTTTATGCCCTCGGCGCTGATGAGGTCATCTCGGACGAGTTTGAAAGCTCTATAGAACTATTTTCCCGGGTGCTCAACAGATACATGGTCCCGGACAACGAGATTGAAACCGTGGGTGAACAACTCAGGGCTGACCACTACAGGATACTTCGCAGCCCTGAAATGCGCCGGAAAAGTATCTGTGAACTTTCCCTTGACTTTTCCGAGGTAGATATCCGAAGCATAAGAGTAGGAAAGTACTCGAAAGCTGCGGGACAAACTCTGGGGAGCCTCCAGATCCGAAAGAAGTACGGAGTTTCAGTGCTTGCAATTTCCAGGATCCACAGGCTTATGTATGACCTGGGAGCTGAAACAGGACTTAACCCCGATGATATCCTGCTTGTAATAAGCCCTCCGGAAAGGCTTGAGGAATTTAAAGAGCTTTTTGAAGATCAGGTGTGA
- the kamA gene encoding lysine 2,3-aminomutase: MISKVKDCFNASNEEFSDWNWQYRHRITTVEELEKLIPLSEPEKEDIRKALEVFPMAISPYYASLIDPEDPGCPIRMQAVPLLAELQKSSWELEDPLCEDSDSPSEESCITHRYPDRVLFLISNRCGMYCRHCTRKRRVGNREYDYSEKVIREGIEYVREHPEVRDVLLSGGDALLVSDERLDWLLRELFDIPHVEIVRIGTRAPVTLPQRITPELCEILGKYPSVWLNTHFNHPKEITPEAKKAMNMLSRAGIPLGNQSVLLRGVNDCPTIIKKLCHELLRIKTRPYYLYQCDLSFGLEHFRTSVARGIEIIEMLRGHTSGLAVPTFVVDAPGGGGKIPVGPNYLISNSDNGVTLRNYEGVICMYSEPAEYSAVCPQKCSICDKHPGLKSDTGLAKLYDEENDIISLEPEGLERKLRF, from the coding sequence GTGATATCTAAAGTTAAAGACTGTTTTAACGCATCTAATGAAGAATTTTCAGACTGGAATTGGCAGTACAGGCACAGAATTACGACCGTGGAAGAACTTGAAAAACTGATCCCACTCTCGGAGCCTGAGAAAGAAGACATTAGAAAAGCTCTTGAAGTTTTTCCCATGGCGATATCTCCTTATTATGCTTCTCTGATTGATCCTGAAGATCCTGGATGTCCCATCCGGATGCAGGCTGTGCCACTTTTAGCTGAGCTTCAAAAATCTTCCTGGGAACTTGAAGATCCTCTCTGTGAAGACAGTGACTCTCCCTCGGAGGAGAGCTGTATAACTCACAGGTACCCGGACAGAGTGCTTTTTCTAATCTCAAACCGCTGTGGGATGTACTGCAGGCACTGCACCCGCAAGAGAAGGGTCGGCAACAGGGAATATGACTATTCTGAAAAGGTAATCAGAGAGGGGATCGAGTACGTCAGAGAGCACCCTGAAGTAAGGGATGTTCTGCTTTCGGGGGGAGACGCCCTGCTTGTTTCTGACGAGAGGCTGGACTGGCTTTTAAGGGAACTGTTTGACATTCCCCATGTGGAGATCGTAAGGATCGGCACACGGGCTCCTGTAACCCTGCCCCAGCGCATAACCCCGGAACTGTGTGAAATCCTGGGGAAATATCCTTCGGTCTGGCTCAACACCCACTTCAACCATCCTAAAGAGATTACCCCTGAAGCTAAAAAAGCAATGAATATGCTTTCTCGTGCCGGAATTCCCCTGGGCAACCAGTCCGTACTTCTCAGAGGAGTAAACGACTGCCCGACGATAATCAAAAAACTTTGCCACGAACTCTTGAGGATAAAGACCAGGCCCTACTATCTCTACCAGTGCGACCTTTCCTTCGGGCTGGAACATTTCAGGACATCGGTTGCAAGAGGCATAGAGATCATAGAGATGCTCAGGGGACATACCTCGGGGCTTGCTGTTCCTACTTTTGTGGTCGACGCCCCGGGTGGGGGAGGAAAAATCCCGGTCGGACCCAATTACCTTATCTCAAATTCGGACAACGGAGTCACTCTCAGAAATTATGAAGGGGTGATCTGCATGTACTCGGAACCTGCAGAGTACTCCGCAGTGTGCCCGCAAAAATGTTCAATCTGCGATAAGCACCCCGGGCTTAAAAGTGATACGGGCCTTGCAAAACTCTACGACGAAGAAAACGACATCATATCCCTCGAACCCGAAGGCCTTGAAAGAAAACTGCGTTTTTGA
- the ablB gene encoding putative beta-lysine N-acetyltransferase, translating into MDYYNRRIKVMNFTGPFEEISGTLEALAEAEEMGKIIVYTPPEKGHELETCGYAEEGTIRGYYAGKDCQIFSSYPQNSRGISFNKEKEDQVIKNCLRKGKGTEKILQKSGDSRKKGSWKIHKEKIPLPEKYTLRPAVQADASAMAALYSQGFHFYPTPLHMESYLLKTMDSDVLYLLVEKQGKIVSLASAEMDSETGSAEITDCLTISSERGKGLIKELITVLEKELLERNFLISYTLCRASSPGINAAFVAHGYAYTGRLVNNCRIEMGFEDMNIWCKMLK; encoded by the coding sequence ATTGATTATTACAATAGAAGAATTAAAGTCATGAATTTTACCGGGCCTTTTGAAGAAATCTCCGGAACCCTTGAAGCCCTTGCCGAAGCAGAAGAAATGGGGAAAATTATCGTATACACCCCTCCGGAAAAAGGACATGAACTTGAAACCTGTGGATATGCGGAGGAAGGGACCATCAGGGGATATTATGCCGGGAAAGACTGCCAGATTTTCTCAAGCTACCCTCAAAACTCCCGGGGAATTTCCTTTAATAAGGAAAAAGAAGACCAGGTAATCAAAAATTGCCTGAGGAAAGGTAAAGGAACCGAAAAAATCCTGCAAAAATCCGGAGATTCCAGGAAAAAAGGGAGCTGGAAAATACACAAAGAGAAAATCCCGCTTCCAGAAAAGTACACACTCAGGCCTGCAGTCCAGGCGGATGCCTCCGCAATGGCAGCCCTTTATAGCCAGGGATTTCATTTTTATCCCACTCCCCTGCACATGGAAAGTTACCTGCTCAAAACCATGGATTCCGATGTACTTTACCTCCTTGTGGAAAAACAAGGGAAAATTGTGAGCCTTGCCTCGGCGGAAATGGACTCAGAAACCGGGAGTGCTGAAATCACTGACTGCCTGACTATTTCTTCTGAAAGGGGAAAAGGGCTGATAAAAGAGCTTATCACAGTCCTGGAAAAAGAACTTTTAGAAAGAAACTTCCTTATCTCCTATACCCTCTGCAGGGCTTCGTCTCCTGGCATCAACGCAGCCTTTGTTGCTCATGGTTATGCTTACACAGGCAGGCTTGTAAACAATTGCAGGATCGAAATGGGATTTGAGGACATGAACATCTGGTGTAAGATGCTGAAGTGA
- a CDS encoding type II secretion system F family protein: MSAINTLAFRIFGEKILEKENRFPLLKIKLRQAQIPLPVEQYISNAILFSLLAGIFGGLAGLLIGGWIFRGITPKSIVSMFGISQKVTNAVETPTFIGAHLPFIFTIIGALIFFTIIGVLTYGLFMAYPSMKADNRKRAINASMPYATAFLYVMQRGGGMTIYEIMKSLSNYAHIYGTASREFGNIIRDIEYFGKDLQDALWDAADRTPSEQFKDLVDGLISVVSSGGDITLYLKNKTDVYKNAATKEQKHFLETLGLLAEVYITVFVVGPLFLMVILVVMNMIDNGGPTQLYLLVYGAIPFGTMIFLVFLDMLTGDVEKMPEERITGIKQDSFSDVRVKPVTEKDEELLQKLEFYEKVARVKNVLLHPIKAMLDRPESVFIISAPVALGYFGYYFMKHMPYSGGFVETASTLDDYIYVTLLVLLIPYIIFHELEVRRVRQIEDQVPEFLKRLASINGTGILLADAIAITAQSNMGKLKSEIKRTVSDIRWNSNLVEALKRFEARVRTNMTRRSLTLIAKASESTGNIHQVISTVADDADIERTLKRERSAEMFIYVFIIFVTFCVFLIIVYVLAAFFLPALDGSSNPAMSMSGFDLKEYTLLFFHAALLQGFGSGLVAGKMGSGSMASGLKQSLAMMTVSYVLFIVFI; this comes from the coding sequence ATGAGCGCTATAAATACCCTGGCATTCAGGATCTTCGGAGAAAAAATCCTTGAGAAAGAAAACAGGTTTCCCCTGTTAAAGATAAAGCTTCGTCAGGCTCAGATTCCCCTGCCTGTAGAACAGTATATCTCAAATGCAATTTTATTTTCCCTGCTTGCAGGAATCTTCGGCGGACTTGCAGGTTTACTGATAGGAGGATGGATTTTCAGGGGTATCACCCCGAAAAGTATTGTTTCGATGTTTGGCATTTCACAAAAGGTAACCAATGCAGTTGAAACGCCGACTTTTATTGGAGCGCACCTTCCATTCATCTTTACGATTATAGGGGCCCTCATCTTCTTTACGATTATCGGGGTCCTTACCTACGGGCTATTTATGGCTTACCCGTCCATGAAAGCTGATAACAGGAAGCGAGCTATCAATGCATCAATGCCCTATGCAACCGCTTTTCTCTATGTTATGCAGAGGGGCGGGGGCATGACCATCTATGAAATCATGAAGTCACTTTCGAATTATGCTCACATATACGGGACTGCCTCAAGGGAATTCGGAAACATTATAAGGGACATAGAATATTTCGGAAAAGACCTTCAGGATGCCCTCTGGGATGCGGCAGACAGGACGCCGTCCGAACAGTTCAAAGACCTTGTAGACGGCCTGATTTCAGTAGTGTCCAGTGGAGGAGACATTACCCTTTACCTGAAAAACAAGACTGACGTCTATAAAAACGCTGCCACCAAGGAACAAAAGCATTTCCTTGAGACTCTCGGGCTCCTTGCAGAGGTATATATTACGGTATTCGTTGTGGGACCCCTGTTCCTTATGGTTATCCTCGTGGTCATGAATATGATCGATAATGGGGGACCCACCCAACTCTATCTCCTGGTATACGGGGCAATTCCCTTCGGGACAATGATCTTCCTTGTCTTCCTGGATATGCTTACAGGAGATGTGGAGAAGATGCCGGAGGAGAGAATCACCGGAATTAAGCAGGATTCTTTCAGTGATGTCAGGGTAAAGCCAGTAACAGAAAAAGATGAGGAACTACTTCAGAAGCTGGAGTTTTATGAAAAAGTAGCCAGGGTCAAAAATGTGCTCCTGCACCCTATAAAGGCTATGCTTGACAGACCAGAGTCTGTTTTTATAATAAGCGCTCCCGTTGCACTCGGGTACTTTGGTTATTATTTCATGAAACACATGCCGTACTCCGGAGGGTTCGTTGAAACTGCATCTACCCTTGACGATTATATCTATGTAACCCTTCTTGTCCTTTTAATTCCCTACATTATCTTCCACGAACTCGAAGTTCGGAGAGTCAGACAGATTGAGGACCAGGTTCCGGAGTTCCTTAAAAGGCTTGCAAGTATCAACGGGACAGGGATTCTGCTTGCCGATGCCATTGCTATTACAGCCCAGTCAAATATGGGCAAGCTGAAATCCGAAATCAAACGTACGGTTTCAGATATCCGCTGGAACTCAAACCTCGTAGAAGCCCTGAAACGTTTTGAAGCCAGGGTACGGACCAACATGACCAGGCGAAGCCTGACCCTTATAGCCAAAGCAAGCGAATCCACAGGGAATATCCACCAGGTTATCAGCACAGTTGCGGATGATGCCGATATTGAGAGAACCCTTAAAAGAGAACGTTCTGCAGAGATGTTTATCTATGTCTTCATCATCTTCGTAACATTCTGCGTCTTCCTGATCATAGTATATGTGCTTGCTGCGTTCTTCCTCCCTGCCCTTGACGGCTCCAGCAATCCGGCAATGTCCATGTCAGGCTTTGATTTGAAGGAATATACCCTCCTCTTCTTCCATGCAGCCCTTCTGCAGGGCTTCGGCTCAGGGCTGGTTGCAGGAAAAATGGGTTCGGGAAGTATGGCTTCAGGGCTCAAACAATCCCTTGCGATGATGACAGTGTCCTATGTGCTGTTCATTGTGTTTATCTGA